A genome region from Candidatus Binatia bacterium includes the following:
- the larB gene encoding nickel pincer cofactor biosynthesis protein LarB: MDPHRLKELLAQVGAGTVSADEALDVLRSLPFEDLGFAKIDHHRQLRTGFPEVIFGSGKTAEQIIEIARRLKDNAQNVLITRLTPAEAEQVRRAFPDLTYSAHARVGTLIHAQPEITGRGLILVVAAGTSDVPVAEEAALTAELMGNTVERVYDVGISGIHRLFAHHDKLRAAAVLVVVAGMEGALPSVVAGLVDRPVIAVPTSIGYGASFGGLAALLAMLNSCAAGVTVVNIDNGFGAGVAAGLINRREA, translated from the coding sequence ATGGATCCCCATCGCTTGAAAGAACTGCTGGCTCAGGTCGGCGCCGGCACCGTGAGTGCCGATGAGGCCCTCGATGTGTTGCGCTCGCTGCCGTTCGAGGACCTGGGTTTCGCCAAAATCGACCACCACCGCCAGTTGCGGACGGGGTTTCCTGAGGTGATTTTCGGTTCCGGCAAGACCGCCGAGCAAATCATCGAGATCGCACGCCGCCTGAAGGACAACGCCCAGAACGTCTTGATCACCCGGTTGACACCAGCCGAGGCGGAGCAGGTGCGGCGGGCCTTTCCGGACCTGACCTATTCTGCCCACGCCCGCGTTGGGACCCTCATTCATGCACAGCCGGAAATCACCGGCCGCGGTTTGATCCTCGTCGTCGCTGCCGGCACCTCCGACGTGCCGGTGGCAGAAGAGGCCGCGCTCACCGCCGAGCTGATGGGCAACACCGTGGAGCGGGTGTACGACGTCGGCATCTCCGGCATCCACCGCCTGTTTGCGCACCACGACAAGCTGCGCGCAGCGGCGGTCCTGGTCGTCGTCGCGGGGATGGAAGGTGCCCTGCCGAGCGTCGTCGCGGGCCTGGTCGATCGCCCCGTCATCGCCGTGCCCACCAGTATTGGCTACGGCGCCAGCTTCGGCGGTCTGGCGGCGTTGTTGGCCATGCTGAACTCGTGCGCCGCCGGGGTCACGGTGGTCAACATCGACAATGGCTTCGGCGCCGGCGTCGCCGCCGGCTTGATTAATCGGCGTGAGGCGTGA
- the thiL gene encoding thiamine-phosphate kinase: MHNRRPTPMSLRLRTSHTIADVGEFGVLSRLLPRLPAGAGTLVGPGQDCAVIGNGTQRWLFTVDALVEGVHFEPEWMSPHQLGRKSFAVNASDIAAMGGRPRFCVVSLGLRRSYLVRDLSALQGGIVAAAGECGASVVGGNLARSEKLFVSIALLGDAPKRIVTRQGARPGDRIYATGTLGDAALGIRLLRGGATRGSATQKRAAHAVRRFREPLPRLQAGRLLVSAGIVSAMIDVSDGLIQDLGHICRESQVGAEIQTDQIPLSAAYRAALGADRSLALHGGEDYELLCTVPERNVKRLERLQARLGCSITCIGRMARGRGVRLTGTGSTLSKAGGYDHFRRQ, encoded by the coding sequence GTGCACAACCGACGGCCAACGCCGATGTCATTGCGCCTGAGAACATCGCACACCATTGCCGACGTCGGCGAGTTCGGTGTCCTTTCCCGGCTCTTGCCCCGGTTGCCAGCGGGAGCGGGCACGCTCGTCGGCCCTGGTCAGGACTGTGCCGTCATCGGCAACGGCACGCAGCGCTGGCTCTTCACCGTCGACGCCTTGGTCGAAGGTGTCCACTTCGAACCGGAATGGATGTCGCCGCACCAACTCGGCCGCAAGAGCTTCGCGGTGAACGCCAGCGACATCGCGGCGATGGGGGGACGCCCGCGCTTTTGCGTCGTCAGCCTTGGTCTGCGCCGCTCGTACTTGGTGCGCGACCTCTCTGCCCTCCAAGGCGGAATTGTCGCGGCGGCGGGTGAATGTGGCGCGTCGGTCGTCGGCGGCAATCTGGCGCGGTCGGAGAAGTTGTTCGTCTCCATTGCCCTGCTGGGTGACGCACCCAAACGGATCGTGACGCGACAGGGCGCCCGCCCGGGTGATCGGATCTATGCGACCGGGACGTTAGGTGATGCTGCGCTCGGGATTCGCCTGCTTCGTGGCGGTGCCACCCGTGGCAGTGCCACCCAGAAGCGGGCGGCCCATGCGGTTCGCCGTTTTCGCGAGCCTTTGCCGCGGCTGCAGGCGGGACGTCTGCTGGTCAGCGCCGGCATCGTGTCGGCGATGATCGATGTGAGTGACGGGCTGATCCAAGACCTCGGTCACATCTGCCGTGAAAGTCAGGTAGGCGCGGAGATTCAGACTGACCAGATCCCGCTTTCGGCGGCTTACCGCGCCGCGCTGGGAGCCGACAGATCGCTTGCGTTGCATGGGGGCGAGGATTACGAATTGCTGTGCACGGTGCCGGAGCGAAATGTGAAAAGGCTGGAACGCCTGCAAGCACGGCTCGGGTGTTCGATCACCTGCATCGGCCGGATGGCTCGCGGCCGCGGCGTTCGCCTGACCGGCACCGGGAGCACGCTGTCGAAGGCCGGCGGCTACGACCATTTTCGGCGGCAATGA